Part of the Patescibacteria group bacterium genome is shown below.
AGGGCTTAAAAAGCATCCCAAGAAGAATGATATTCTGCTGCGGGAGTTTCGCTTGCCAGAAGCAGAAGCAAAGAAGTATAAAGTGGGAGACCAAATCGCGGTTGCGAGTTTTCAAGAGGGGGAACAAGTTAAGACCGCGGGAGTGAGCCATGGGAAGGGTTTTCAAGGCGTGGTGAAAAGATGGGGATTTAAAGGTTCGCCGGCTACCCATGGCCATAAGCACGATGAGAGAGCGCCAGGTTCAATCGGCGCCACATTTCCGGAAAAAGTCATCAAGGGGATGAGGATGGCTGGTCGGATGGGCGGAAAGAGAATTACAGCGAAAGGACTGACCATTATTAATATTGATGCTGGGAATAATTTGATGGCGGTAAAGGGGGCGGTGCCGGGCGTTAGGGGAGGTTTAGTGGAAGTGAGGGGCGAGGAATAAAGCTAAA
Proteins encoded:
- the rplC gene encoding 50S ribosomal protein L3, whose amino-acid sequence is MPKFILGRKLGMTQIFDQKGKIIPVTVIEAGPCFVSAIRTPEKHGYSALQLNFTLKVHKGLKKHPKKNDILLREFRLPEAEAKKYKVGDQIAVASFQEGEQVKTAGVSHGKGFQGVVKRWGFKGSPATHGHKHDERAPGSIGATFPEKVIKGMRMAGRMGGKRITAKGLTIINIDAGNNLMAVKGAVPGVRGGLVEVRGEE